CCGCACGTTAACGTCGGTACTATCGGCCACGTTGACCATGGTAAAACAACGCTGACCGCTGCCATCACTACCGTACTGGCTAAAACCTACGGTGGTTCTGCTCGTGCATTCGACCAGATCGATAACGCACCAGAAGAAAAAGCTCGTGGTATCACCATCAACACTTCTCA
This genomic stretch from Leclercia sp. AS011 harbors:
- a CDS encoding GTP-binding protein, with the protein product MSKEKFERTKPHVNVGTIGHVDHGKTTLTAAITTVLAKTYGGSARAFDQIDNAPEEKARGITINTSHVEYDTPTRHYAHVDCPGHADYVKNMITGAAQMDGAI